In Paraburkholderia sprentiae WSM5005, a genomic segment contains:
- a CDS encoding TetR/AcrR family transcriptional regulator — MRKSSPESRVGRPKDAAKHTSIVEAATRLFSGQRYDTVTMEAVAAEAGVSKMTVYSHFSDKEALFEAVVSDVSERMLLALPPASSEDLPLRERLSAIGAAFLKIIVDVHVAGMAHALPTGRQDLPLRTRFYNAGPGRTVAVLAGIISEAAARNELIVDSPELAAHDLVSLWAGDLHARILFGVVQRATDREIKERTRRGTDIFLRAFGKAGKREPS; from the coding sequence GTGCGGAAAAGTTCGCCAGAGAGCCGCGTCGGTCGGCCGAAAGATGCCGCCAAGCACACGTCCATTGTGGAAGCGGCAACGAGGCTGTTCTCCGGGCAGCGCTACGACACCGTGACCATGGAGGCCGTCGCCGCAGAGGCGGGGGTGTCAAAGATGACGGTCTATAGCCATTTCTCGGACAAGGAAGCGTTATTCGAGGCCGTCGTGAGTGACGTTTCGGAGCGGATGCTCCTGGCACTGCCGCCCGCGAGTTCCGAAGATTTACCCTTACGGGAACGGCTGTCTGCAATCGGCGCCGCATTCCTGAAGATCATCGTCGATGTCCATGTTGCTGGCATGGCGCACGCGCTGCCGACCGGGCGCCAAGACCTGCCGCTAAGAACACGCTTTTACAATGCAGGGCCGGGACGGACTGTGGCGGTACTGGCCGGTATCATCAGCGAGGCCGCGGCGCGCAATGAACTGATCGTCGACTCGCCGGAGCTGGCGGCACACGACCTGGTGAGCCTGTGGGCAGGTGATCTGCACGCGCGCATCCTGTTCGGAGTTGTGCAGCGGGCAACCGATAGGGAAATTAAGGAGCGGACACGCCGGGGCACGGACATATTTTTACGAGCTTTCGGGAAAGCGGGAAAGCGCGAGCCGTCATGA
- a CDS encoding efflux transporter outer membrane subunit has protein sequence MSRFTEKPVPARTVSADTTAGTAQTLAEGRDIQGDWWALFHSPQINALVERALKANPTLAAAQATLREARENTRAEQGSFFPQISASTSAERERTMLVSPVPQTYSLISGSLSVSYTLDAFGGVRRQVEQLNAQAEYQRYELEATELTLIANVVNAAINEASLQAQIDTTHEIIRAYAAALDVTRHRFEAGGVSQVDVLQQQSLLDAQIATLPGLQKQLEQQRNQLAVYLGGLPTDYTGSTLDLASLVLPEELPVSLPSSLVAQRPDIQAYGALLHSATANVGIAVANMLPQISLTGSYGREGSSYSNLFNPAGIVWSLAGSLTQPVFEGGTLKAKKRAADAAVDVAAAQYSSTVNSAFQDVANALVAIHRDAETLAANLETQKTAAASLRVAQAQYHAGGGTYLNVLSAEQSDQSARLNLISSQATRYTDTVALFQALGGGWWHRSDVDPKVAQCCGAF, from the coding sequence GTGTCGAGGTTTACGGAGAAGCCAGTTCCCGCGCGCACTGTTTCCGCCGACACGACCGCGGGCACCGCGCAGACCCTCGCCGAGGGGCGCGACATTCAGGGTGACTGGTGGGCGCTGTTCCATTCGCCGCAGATCAACGCGCTGGTCGAGCGCGCGCTCAAGGCCAATCCCACGCTTGCCGCCGCTCAGGCGACGTTGCGCGAGGCGCGCGAGAACACGCGTGCGGAGCAGGGCAGTTTTTTCCCGCAAATCAGCGCGAGCACATCGGCCGAGCGCGAGCGCACCATGCTGGTGAGCCCGGTGCCGCAGACATACAGCCTCATAAGCGGATCGCTCAGCGTGTCGTACACGCTCGATGCATTCGGCGGCGTTCGTCGGCAAGTCGAGCAACTGAACGCCCAGGCTGAGTATCAGCGCTACGAACTGGAGGCGACCGAACTGACGCTGATCGCGAACGTCGTCAATGCGGCCATCAACGAGGCTTCGTTGCAGGCGCAGATTGACACGACACACGAGATCATCCGTGCGTATGCTGCCGCGCTCGACGTTACGCGCCACCGCTTCGAGGCCGGCGGCGTAAGCCAGGTGGACGTGCTGCAGCAGCAATCGCTGCTGGATGCGCAGATCGCCACGCTGCCCGGTTTGCAGAAGCAGCTCGAGCAGCAGCGCAATCAACTCGCGGTGTACCTGGGCGGCCTGCCGACCGACTACACCGGGTCTACGCTGGATCTCGCCAGCCTCGTGCTGCCGGAGGAACTGCCGGTGTCGCTGCCGTCGAGTCTGGTTGCGCAGCGCCCCGACATCCAGGCGTACGGCGCCTTGCTGCATTCGGCGACGGCGAACGTCGGCATCGCGGTGGCAAACATGTTGCCGCAGATTTCGCTGACCGGCAGTTATGGACGCGAAGGCAGCAGCTACTCAAACCTTTTCAACCCCGCAGGCATTGTGTGGAGCCTCGCGGGTAGCCTCACCCAGCCGGTCTTCGAGGGCGGCACACTCAAGGCGAAGAAGCGCGCCGCCGATGCTGCGGTCGATGTCGCCGCCGCCCAGTACAGCAGCACGGTCAACTCGGCGTTTCAGGACGTGGCCAATGCGCTCGTCGCCATTCATCGGGATGCCGAAACGCTTGCTGCGAACCTCGAGACGCAGAAAACGGCTGCTGCGAGCCTCAGGGTCGCTCAGGCGCAATACCACGCGGGCGGCGGGACTTACCTCAATGTGCTGAGCGCCGAGCAATCCGATCAGAGCGCGCGCCTCAACCTGATTTCCTCTCAAGCCACTCGCTACACCGATACGGTCGCGCTCTTCCAGGCGCTGGGCGGTGGCTGGTGGCATCGAAGCGATGTCGATCCCAAAGTTGCGCAATGTTGCGGAGCATTCTAA